The Streptomyces sp. NBC_01276 genome contains the following window.
GGCGCGCTCCATGCGCGCCGAGCCGAGGATGGTGCCGCCGCGGGCCAGGATGCCGCTGACGGCGTTGATGTCGAGGGGGCGGTAGTGACCGTCGAGGAGGCCCTTGAAACCATCTTCGAAACCGATGACCTCGTCCCCGTGACCGACCACGGCACGGTGTACGACCGACCGGATGACAGCGTTCAGGCCCGGACAGTCGCCGCCTGCGGTGAGAACTCCGATACGCATCGTGCTGTGTCTCCTGCTCCTGGTCGTACCCGGCCGGGCGCGTGCGGGCGTACGGCCGTACAAGATGAAGGGCGTAATGGTGTACCCCGTCCGATTGTTCCACGGTCCGAGGAGGGTGTGCTCGCCGCGCCGATCCGCCCACCGGGCCTTTCGACCCTCCCCGCCAGGCCTTTTGCCCGGCGGGCGCCCTATCCATCCACAGAGGTATTGTCAAGAGGTCAAGCCCGCATCAATCGGGACAACCGGGTCGAAGATCTCCCCGCTCCGCGGCGGGGCCGGCCCGGCACACACATCATGGGACGGAGAGCACGCGTGACGCGCAGCGTGTACGTGACCGGTATCGAGCGGGGGGACGGCCGCCAGGTCGTCGAGCTGGGGATCATGGAGCTCCTGACGCGTCAGACGGGCCGGGTCGGCGTGTACCGGCCGCTGCTGCACGACGGCCCCGACCGGCTCTTCGACCTCCTCAAGGCCCGCTACCGGATCGACCAGGACGCCGCGACGGCGTACGGCATGGAGTACGAGGAGGCCTCCGCGATCCTCGCCGAGAGGGGCACCGACGAGCTGGTGTCCCGGCTGGTCGACCGCTACCACCGGGTGGCCCGCGACTACGAGGTCATGCTGGTCCTCGGCACCGACTACGCCGACACGAACCTCCCGGACGAGCTCGCGCTGAACGCCCGGCTCGCCAACGAGCTCGGCGCCGTCGTCGTCCCCGTGGTGGGCGGCACCAAGCACCCCGCCGAGGCCGTGCGCGCCGAGGCGCGCAACGCCCACCGGGCCTACGAGAGCCTGGGCTGCCACGTCGTGGCGATGGTCGTCAACCGGGTGGCCCCCGAGGACCGCGACGTCATAGCCGAGCGGCTCGCGGCCCGGCTGCCGGTGCCCTGCTACGTGCTGCCCGACGACAAGTCCCTGTCGGCCCCCACCGTCGCCCAGATCACCCGGGCGCTCGGCGGCGAGGTGCTCCTCGGTGACGAGGCCGGGCTGGCGCGCGACGCCCTGGACTTCGTCTTCGGCGGCGCGATGCTGCCGAACTTCCTGAACGCCCTGACCCCCGGCTGCCTGGTCGTCACCCCCGGGGACCGCTCGGACCTGGTCGTGGGGGCGCTGGCCGCGCACACCTCCGGGACCCCGCCGATCGCGGGCGTGCTGCTGACCCTGAACGAGCGCCCGACCGACGAGGTCCTGACCCTGGCCTCGAAGCTGGCACCGGGCACCCCGGTGGTGTCGGTGGCCGGCAACAGCTTCCCGACGGCCGCCGAACTCTTCTCGCTGCAGAGCCGGTTGAACTCCGCGACCCCGCGCAAGCTGGAGACGGCCCTCGGTCTCTTCGAACGGCACGTGGACACCGCCGAACTGCGCGGGCTGCTGTCCGTGGCGCGGTCCGAGCGGGTCACCCCGATGATGTTCGAGCACGAGCTGCTGGAGCGGGCCCGCTCCGAGCGGCGTCGCGTCGTACTGCCCGAGGGCACCGAGGAGCGCGTGCTGCGCGCGGCCGACGTGGTGCTGCGCCGCGGGGTCTGCGACCTGACCCTGCTGGGCGAGGAGCAGGCGATCCTGAAGAAGGCCGGCGACCTGGGCCTCGACATCTCGGGCGCGCAGCTGATCGACCCGGCGACCTCGCCCCTGCGGGAACGGTTCTCCGAGTACTACGCGCAGGCCCGCGCCCACAAGGGCATGACCGTCGAACTGGCCGCCGACGTGGTCACCGACGTCAACTACTTCGGCACCCTGATGGTCCAGCAGGGGCTCGCCGACGGCATGGTCTCCGGCTCGGTGCACTCCACCGCCGCGACCATCCGTCCGGCCTTCGAGATCATCAAGACCAAGCCGGAGGCCTCGATCGTCTCCTCGGTCTTCTTCATGTGCCTGGCAGACAAGGTCCTCGTCTACGGCGACTGCGCCGTCAACCCGGACCCGAACGCCGAGCAGCTCGCCGACATCGCCGTCCAGTCCGCCGCGACCGCCGCCGCCTTCGGCGTGGAGCCGCGGATCGCGATGCTCTCGTACTCGACCGGCACCTCCGGTTCGGGCGCGGACGTGGACAAGGTCCGCAAGGCCACCGAGATCGTCCGCGCGCAGCGTCCCGACCTGGCCGTGGAGGGTCCGATCCAGTACGACGCCGCGGTGGAACCGTCGGTCGCGGCGACCAAGCTGCCGGACTCCGAGGTGGCCGGCCGGGCGAGCGTGCTGATCTTCCCCGACCTCAACACGGGCAACAACACGTACAAGGCCGTGCAGCGTTCGGCGGGCGCCGTCGCGGTCGGCCCGGTGCTCCAGGGTCTGCGCAAGCCGGTCAACGACCTCTCGCGGGGCGCGCTGGTGCAGGACATCGTCACCACCGTGGCCATCACCGCGATCCAGGCGCAGTCCCAGGGCGCGCCGTCCGCCTCCGCCTGACCTCCCTCCGTCCGTCCGTCCGTCCGCACGAAGGAAAGACCGCCACCGTGACCGCATCGCGCGTACTCGTCCTCAACTCCGGCTCCTCGTCGGTCAAGTACCAGCTCCTCGACATGGCGGACCGGTCCCGCCTCGCGGCGGGGCTGGTGGAGCGGATCGGTGAGGAGACCTCCCGGCTCGTGCACGAACCCCTCAGCGGCCCCGGCGCCGCGGCCGGCAGGCGCGAGCGGCTCGGCCCGATCGCCGACCACGAGGCCGCCCTGAAGGCGGTCGCCGCGGAGCTGGCCGCCGACGGCACGGGCCTGGACTCCCCGGAGCTGGCCGCGGTCGGGCACCGGGTGGTGCACGGCGGGACCCGCTTCACGCAGCCGACGGTGATCGACGACGAGGTGCTCGCGGAGATCCGCAGCCTGATCCCGCTGGCCCCGCTGCACAACCCGGCGAACGTGACCGGCATCGAGGTGGCCCGCTCGCTGCGCGCGGACGTCCCGCAGGTCGCCGTCTTCGACACGGCCTTCCACTCGACGATGCCGGAGCACGTGGCCCGGTACGCGATCGACGCGGCGACGGCCGACAAGTACGCCATCCGGCGCTACGGCTTCCACGGCACCTCGCACGCCTACGTCTCCCGGGCGACGGCGGCGCTGCTGGGCAAGCCGGTCGAGGACGTCAACGTGATCGTGCTCCACCTGGGCAACGGGGCCTCCGCCTCGGCCGTCCGGGGCGGGGTGTGCGAGGAGACCTCGATGGGCCTGACCCCGCTGGAGGGCCTGGTCATGGGGACCCGTTCGGGCGACGTGGACCCCGCGGTCGTCTTCCACCTGGCCCGGGTCGGCGGCCTGTCCGTCGACGAGATCGACTCGCTGCTGAACAAGAAGAGCGGTCTGCTGGGTCTGTGCGGCGACAACGACATGCGCGAGGTGCAGCGGCGGGCGGACGGGGGCGACCCGGCGGCCCGGCTCGCGCTGGCCGCGTACGTGCACCGTCTGAAGAAGTACATCGGCGCCTATACGGCGGTACTCGGCCGGGTGGACGCGGTGGCGTTCACGGCGGGCGTCGGGGAGAACGCGGCCGGCGTCCGGGAGGCTGCGGTGGCGGGACTGGAAGAGCTGGGTCTCGTGCTGGACCCCGAAGCCAATGCCGTCCGGTCCGCCGAGCCCCGGCTGGTGTCGGCGGAGTACGCCCGGGTGGCCGTGGCCGTGGTCCCGACCGATGAGGAACTGGAGATCGCCACTCAGGCGTACGCGCTGGTTACCCAGTAGTCACTTGGACTTTCCACCAGACGGAATATTCCGCTACGAAACAAACGGATAGGATCCGCTTCATGCGCCGTTCCAAAATCGTCTGCACGCTGGGCCCCGCCGTCGACTCGTATGAGCAGCTGAAAGCGCTCATCGAGGCAGGTATGAACGTGGCCCGATTCAACTTCAGCCACGGATCCCAGGCAGAACACCAGGAGCGGTACGACCGCGTCCGGAAGGTCTCCGAGGACACCGGGCGCGCGGTCGGCGTGCTCGCCGACCTCCAGGGCCCGAAGATCCGTCTGGAGACCTTCGCCGAGGGTCCCGTCGAGCTGGTGCGCGGTGACGAGTTCACCATCACCACCGAGGACGTCCCGGGCGACAAGTCCATCTGCGGCACCACCTACAAGGGCCTCCCGGGCGACGTCGCCATGGGTGACCAGATCCTGATCAACGACGGCAACGTCGAACTGCGGGTGACGGAGGTCGAGGGCCCGCGGGTCAAGACCATCGTCATCGAGGGCGGTGTGATCTCGGACCACAAGGGCATCAACCTTCCGGGTGCCGCCGTGAACGTCCCCGCCCTGTCGGAGAAGGACGTCGACGACCTGCGCTTCGCCCTGCGGATGGGCTGCGACATGGTCGCCCTCTCCTTCGTCCGCGACGCCAACGACGTCAAGGACGTCCACAAGGTGATGGACGAGGAGGGCCGCCGGGTCCCCGTCATCGCCAAGGTCGAGAAGCCCCAGGCCGTCGAGAACATGGCGGCGGTCGTCGACGCCTTCGACGCGGTCATGGTGGCCCGCGGCGACCTCGCCGTCGAGTACCCGCTCGAAAAGGTCCCGATGGTCCAGAAGCGGCTCATCGAGATGTGCCGCCGCAACGCCAAGCCGGTGATCGTCGCGACCCAGATGATGGAGTCGATGATCACCAACTCCCGCCCGACCCGCGCCGAGGCCTCCGACGTGGCCAACGCGATCCTGGACGGGGCCGACGCGGTCATGCTCTCCGCGGAGTCCTCGGTGGGCGCGTACCCCATCGAGACCGTCAAGACGATGTCGAAGATCGTCGCGGCGGCCGAGGAGGAGCTGCTCTCCAAGGGCCTCCAGCCGCTGGTCCAGGGCAAGAAGCCGCGCACCCAGGGCGGCTCCGTCGCCCGCGCGGCCTGCGAGATCGCGGACTTCCTCGATGGCAAGGCGCTCATCGCCTTCACCCAGTCCGGTGACACGGCCCGCCGTCTGTCGCGCTACCGCGCCACGCAGCCGATCATGGCCTTCACCACGGACGTGAACACCCGCAACCAGCTCACCCTGAGCTGGGGCGTCGACTCCTACGTCGTCCCGCACGTGGACAACACGGACGCGATGGTCGACCTGGTGGACGGCGAGCTGCTCAAGCTGGGCCGCTACGCCTCCGGCGACACCATGATCATCACCGCCGGCTCGCCCCCCGGCGTCCCGGGCACGACCAACATGGTCCGCGTCCACCACCTGGGCAACGCCTCCCAGGCCTGACCCACCGACCGGACTCTGCCGCACGGAGACCGAGGGCGGCACCCCGATTCGCTCGGGGTGCCGCCCTCGGTGCGTCTCCGGGCCTGCCGATCCTGTGCATTCCCTGCACGTTTCCTGTGCAATTCCTACCGTCGGGTAGGAATGGCCGAAAACACGCTACCGGCGGTAAGTCTGATCATGACACTGTCCGTTCACGCCTCGGGGGAAGGCAGAGAACTCATCACACGCGCCTGACCAGCGCATACAAACACTTGAGCCTTCCTTCGGGCTGTTCACTTCGCTCCGAAGAACAGGCAGGCACGTGCAAAGATCGACCCTTTTGAGGGGCCGGAGCCCGAGAGTTCGGGCCACCGTGAGGCGCGGCCTCGCCAGCACCGCCGTGGCCACCAGCGCCGCCCTGCTGGCCGGCCTCATCAGTGCCGCCCCGGCCTCGGCCGTGGAAATCCCGCCGGACGACGAGCCGGCCTACCGGCCCATCAGCCTGGGCGTCCAGGACCGCCTCCACCGCTGCGCGGGCGGCTTCGCCCTGCACATCGGCGGTCCCGAGATGAAGGGCGTCGCCGCCAAGGCCCTCACCGGCACCCCGGCGGAGCTCGCCGCGGCAACCGCCATGGGCACGGGCATGGACCCCCTGCGCCAGGCGATGTTCAAGGACCGGGACTCCCGCGAAGGCTCCCCCGTCGCGTCCGCCGAGCGTCGCGAACGCTGGGAGGCCTCGAACTACCCGTACTGGAAGTCCGGCACCGCCGCGGGCATCCCGCAGTACGCCCCGCAGTTCGACAAGGACATCGTCGCCTTCACCCTGGGCCCCCAGCGTGACCTCTACTACCAGCTGGGCGGCGACGGCCACGCGCCGGCGTCCAAGGCCACGGCGGACAAGGCCAGGGCTCTCGCCGCCACGCTCAAGGGCCAGGACCCGAACCTGGACTTCGTCGCCGACTCCATGCTGAGCGACGCCGACAAGACCGAGTACAACTACGGCGCCACCACCGCCAGCGATGTCGCCCGCTACCTGCGCCTCGGCGGCTTCATGAAGCAGGCCCCGGCCGAGGACTCGGTCGAGTTCCGCCTGGAGGTAGAGGCCCTGAAGGCCGCCTGGGGCTCCTGTGACAGCCTCAACCCGGTCGACTACTACCGGGTCATGTCCCCGATCGTCGTGACCGCGCACCTGGAGTGGGAGCAGGAGTACGCCACCCAGAAGACGCCGCGCAACGAGATCGTCAACGCCGAGGTCGCGGCGGCCACGGAGGCCCGCAAGGCCACCGAGGCCATGATCGAGTCGCTCGGCCAGGCATGGCTCGCCGACCAGATCCTGACCTGGCAGAAGTACTGGGGGGACCAGCCGGCGAACGCGTCGGGCCGACCCGCCGCGTCCGTCTTCACCCAGGCCACCAAGGACCTGGGGACGGCCCGCACCAAGGCCGCCGACCAGGCGAAGACGGCGGCGACCGCGTCGGCCGCCGCCAGGACGGCGTCCGACAAGGCGGGCGTCGCCCAGAGCTCCGCCTGGGCCATCGCCGACGTCGCCAAGACCCCGCGCGGGCGCGGCCTGCTGTTCGCGCAGCAGTCCGTCCAGGTCGCCAAGGCCTCGGCCGCCGCCGCCGAGGCCGCCGCCAAGGCCTCGCTGACCGCGTCGAACGCCGCGAAGGCGACCGTCGCGGACAGCAAGACCCTGTACGCGCTGGCGCAGACCCAGTCGCACGCCCTGAACACCGAGTTCCGCCGCATCGCCGCCCAGGAAGCCGCCGCCCAGGCCAAGGCGGCGGCCGACTCCGCCGCGGCCCAGGCGAAGGAAGCCGCCGACAACGCCACCAAGGCGAAGGCCGCCCAGACGAAGGCCGAGACCGCTCAGGCCACGGCCAAGACCGCTGCGGAGAACGCCAAGGCACAGCGCGTCAAGGCGGAGCAGGAACGCGACGTCGCCAAGGCGGAGCACGCGAAGGCGACGGCGGCACGGAACAAGGCCCTGGCGGCCGAGGGCCGGGCCACCACCGAACGCGAGGCGGCCGCCAAGGCCCGCACCGCGGCCGAGAGCGCGGGCGACACCGCGGCGGACAAGCGGGACGCCGCCGAGGCCGCCGAAACCAAGGCCGCCCTCGCCCGCGACGGCGCTGCCGAGGCCGAACGCACGATGCGGGCGAAAGACGCCCGCGCCGCCGCCCTGGAGTCCGCGGCGGCCGCCTCCGAGGGCACGGCCGCAGCCGGCGACAGCCGCAAGGCCGCGACGGAGGCCCGTACCGCCGCCAACGACGCGAAGGGGGCGGCGGGCCGGGCACGTACCGCCGCCGACGAGGCGGGCACCGCGGCGGTCGACGCCCGCGCCGCCGCCACCCGCGCCGAAGGCGCCGCCGCCCGCGCACAGGCCGCGTACGACAACGCGAACTCGCAGTGGTGGAACAGCTACGCGGCCGCCCAGACCGCGCACGCCGCGGCCGCCGAGGCCATCGACGCCTCGGACGCCGCGTCCGCGAACGCCGTCAAGGCGGAACAGGAGGCCAAGAAGGCCCAGGCCGCCACGGCCCAGGCCAGGAAGGACGCCACCGCCGCGAAGGCCGAGGCCGAGAAGACCGCGGCCTGGTCCGTGGTCACCGCCGGGTACGCCTTCGCCACCTCGCAGGCGGCCGTGGCGGCCCGCGACTCCGCCGCGGAGGCGGTCAAGCCGGCCAACACCGCCATCGCGACGGGCACCCCGTACCGCGAGTCGGACTCGGCGGCGGCCTTCGCGGTCCTGATCGGGCAGACGGCCAAGCCCCTCGCCGACCAGCAGGCGGCCGCGGCAACCGCGAAGTCCAACGAGGCCACCAAGGCAGCGGCCGACGCCAAGGCGCTCGCCGACAAGGCGAGCGGCGACGCCAAGCTCGCCGCGCAGGCGGCCGCGGCCGCCGCCGCGGACACGGCCGCGGCCCTGAAGTCGGTGGCCGCGGCGCGCGCCTCCGCCGCCACGGCGGCGGCTGCCGCCTCCGCCGCGAAGACGGCGGACACCAAGACGACGGAGTACAACTCCCAGGCCGGAGCCGAGGTCGTCCTCGCCGGCAACGCGTCGAGGGATGCCGCGAGCGAGGCGGCGGGCGCGAACAGCGAGGCCACCGAGGCCGAGAAGAGCGCCGCCAACGCCCGTACCGCGGCGAACGCCGCGACCAAGGACGCCGACGCAGCGAGCAGCACGGCCACCAAGGCCGAGTCCGACGCGAAGGCAGCCGAAGGCGCCGCCGCCAACGCCCAGCAGTCCGCGAAAGACGCGGACGCGTCGGCGGGCCGGGCAGAAGAGGCCTACCGCAAGTGGGAAGAGGAGCTACGGGCTCACCAGCTCGACGCGGCCAAGTCCAACGGCGGTCCCGGCTACGGCGGGGCCGATCTGAACCTGAGCCAGGAGGACGCACTGCGCAAGGCCTGTGGACAGGCCTGCGTGGACGAGTACCGCGCCGCCCTGGCCGCGGCCAACATGGACGTGATCGACTGGGTGATCGAGAACGGCGGCCAGATCCTCCTCGACGTCCTGGGCATCACCGACGCGAGGAAGTGCTTCTCCACACTGGACGTGGAGAGCTGCCTGTGGACGGCACTGAACGTGGTCCTCATCGGTGCCTCGGTACTGAAGATCCCGCAGCTCGCGGTGGCCGTGGCCAAGATCGCGACCGGCCTGGGCAAGTTCTTCGCTACGACGGAGGCCGCCGCCCAGACACTGGCGCGGTTGAAGCCGATCGCGATGATCGGCGCGCGCATGGAATTCGGCGCCTTCCGCATCACCAGCGCCGCGGGCCTGAGTCCCACACTCCTCAAGCGGGCCGTCGAAGCCGGCGGCTGGAAGTGGACGATCAGCACTGGCCACGCCTTCCACCGGGCCCACGACGCCAGGAAGGGCGAGGTGGCCTTCCCGGCTCTGGACACGACGCACCTGAACCCCGATGACATCGAAAAGGCTCTTATCCTCAAGACTCTGGAGCACATGGGTAAGGGCGGAAGCATGGAGGGGCTGCAGAAACTGGACGTCACGATCGACGGCATCAGGATCATGGGGCACATCTTCAAGGTCGGACCGGACAAGATCTCCTTGTCGACGTACTACCAAATCGCACTGTGACCGGACAGGGAAACACCGTGACAGATCTGATGAAACTGGGGCGCGGAGTCGTCCCCGAGGACAATCCGGACGTGACGCCCGAGCAGTTCGGCCTCGCCGAGTTCGAGTACGTCGAGAAGATCATCTACGCCGGCCCGGACGAGATCCTCTCCATGCTGCGCACGCTGAAGGCCGAGAACTTCATCGGGCTGCCGCCGTGGGCCCGGAACCTGGCCTACCGGATCGCCTGCCTGCAGCGACCGGACGACGCCCCACTGCTGCGCGAGGCCGCGGACGACCTCCTCGCCTTCGGCCCCGACTGGGACGACATCGCCGAGGACCTCCAGGCGAAGGCCGACCTCCTGGATCCGCCGAACGGCACCGGGGCCGTTTCCTGACCCTGCACCGCAACAGGTTGTGGCCCGCACCCCCTCGGGGGTGCGGGCCACATCCGTGTACGGCGTACGCGGCTACTTCTCCGCCGGGCCGATGTAGTTCCTCAGGCCCGGGACGGTGAGGTTGCCGCCGAACTGGCCGGCCTGGACGACCTTGACGTTCGTGAAGAACGCGAAGGGGACGTTCAGGGGCGGCGGGCTGTTCGGGGTGAACTCGATCGGGATGAGGCCGAAGAGGTTGCCCTTGAGGCTCTCGGTGTACATGGTCACCTTGGCCCCGCGGATCTTGGACGTGGAGCCCGGGCGGGACTTCAGGTGCGCGATGTTGTTGCCCGTTCCGACCGTCTGGTAGAGGTCCTTGATGTCCAGGGAGTCCGCGGTGAACTTCAGGACCTTCTTGACCTTGCCGCCCGCCGTCTTCACCTCGACGATGCCCGCGTAGTCCAGGCCGTAGAGGGTCAGCAGCGAGCTGTCGAGGTACCAGGGCTCGTCCGGCAGCAGCGGGATGCCCTGCTCCAGCTTCGCGTCGGCCAGGGCCTTGGCGTCGAGGGTGGGGCACGGGAAGGGCTGCTTGCCGTCAGGGTCCGTGGACGCCGAGGCCGAGGGAGAGGGAGACGGCGAGGCCTCGGGGTCGGTCTCGTCGGCCGTCTTCTTCGGGTCGGCGGCCTTGCCCGTCTCGTCCTTCGGGGTCTTGACGGTGTCCTTGACGTCCTGGGGCAGTTCCTTGACCTCGACGCCGGCCTTCTTCGCCGCGTCGCGGATCGCGTCCGCGGCCGGGTCCGCGGTCTTCGTCGCGCCGCTCGGGGTGGGCGCGGGCGCCGGGGTGGCCGGCTTCTGCGCGTCCTTGATCGGCCTGCCGAGCGAGTCGACGAGGCCCTTGAGGGCGTCGCCCACTCCCAGCGGGTCGAGCGGGTTCGTGCTCTTGGTCGCCGAAGGGGACGGGGAGGGCGAGGTGCTCGCGCTCGCGGACGGCTTGGGCGCCGGGGGCACCTGCTTGTCCGCTTCCTTCTTGGTGGAGCCGGACGCGGCGGGCGCGGGGGTGGTGACCGGCTTCGGGGCCCCGCTCGCACCGGGCGAGGGCGTCGTGGTGGGCGACGTGCTCGGCGAGGGCGTCTTGGACGGCGACGGCGAGGCCGACTCCGACGGCTCGTCGGACCGGGTCACGCACGGGCCGGGCGCGAAGGGGATGTCCTTGTCGTCGGCCAGGGCCATCTTCGGGGCCATGCCCATCCCGACGAACACCGCCGTCGGCATCGCCGCCAGCGCCATCGTCTTGCCGACGGGTATCTGGAGCTTGTTCAGCAGCGACTTCCTGGGCGCCGCGTGGCGCGGGCCCTTCCTGTCGCGGGACTCTGCGCCAGGGGCCGCGCCCCTCTGCGTCTCGTCACCCCGCACTGTTCCTCCCGCCATCGGCGTGGGCATTGGTCTCGGTCGCGTAAGCCGTTTCCACGTCGCGGGGACCCGGGACCCCCAGGAGGCCGTGCACCGGCTCCTGAGCCTTGGCCTCCGCGTCGGCCTCGGGCTCCTCCTCGACCGGCTTCCCCGGGGCCCAGGACAGCGCGAGCGCGCCGCCGAGCAGGGAGAAGAGGAATCCGAGGAAGAAACCGCCCAGGTTGGACACCGGCAGGGAGACCAGCGCGAGGAGGATCGCGGCGACACCGGCGAACACCCGCATGCCCTGCTGGAACCAGAGGGCGATGCCGAGGGTGATCAGCAGGATGCCGATGATCAGCGAGCCCGCGCCGGCGGTGGTCGCCATCGCGATGGTGATGTTGCCCAGCCGGAGGTCCGCGTACGGGAAGTAGGCGATCGGTACGCCACCAAGGGAGGTGAAGAGACCCGCCCAGAAGGGCCGTTCCCCCCTCCAGGCACGGAAGCGGTAGTACACCACGGTGAACCAAGCGTCGTCTGCGGCGCGAACCGGGGCCTGGGGGTTCATGGACAACAGCTCCCTGGAAACGGTGGTACGGAAACTCTGTGGAGCCCGCGGGGGCGGACAGCGGCGTCCGCCCCCGCCCCCGCGGTCGCTCGACCGGGATCGACTACTTCTCGTCCTGGTAGCACGGCTGGTCGCCGCTGAGCAGACGCAGCTTGAGGTCGGGCAGCGTGAAGGTGCCCGCCGTCGTCGCCCACGCCTTCTGACGCACCTTCGTCAGCACGGCCTTCTTGGCACGCTGCGAGAACAGGGCGCCGTTGGCCACCGTGTTGGCCTGCGGTGCGGTCGGGTGGTCCTTGTCGGCCGCGTCCCCGACCGCGACACCGATGTCCAGGTCCTTGAACTCGGCGTCGGTGTCGAGCTCGGCGACGTCCAGGTAGATGTTCGTCGCGACCGCCGGCGTGCCCTTGTTGCCGGTCTGGAGCCTCATCGTGATGGGGCCCAGGCCGGGGATCGGGGTGACCAGGGACTGGCACATGTTGGTGATCTCGGCGCGGCGGAACCCGGAGATGGTGACCGGGTGGGCCGCCTCCTTGCCGTCCAGACCCTTGCCCTTGGCGACGCTGCCGTACTGGAGCAGGTCGTCACCGTCGAGCTTGTCGGCCGAGACCTTGAAGTCCTGGCCGGAGACGCTGAAGGACGCCGCGAGGGCTCCCTGCGCCAGACCCACACCGACCGCGGCCGTGGCCGCGATGCTCGGCACCATGACGAGCGCGAAGCGCTTCCATCTGGTCCCGCCACGAACCTGAGAACTCATATCGTTCCTCCTTCTCGGACGTACATCTCCGGTCCGGGCCGTGCCCGTCCTGGGATGGGAGAAGTGCTACGTCCTCGGGAAGGAGCGCAGGAGGCCGGGGTATGGCTGGGCCACGTCCCGTACACCGGCGATCACCCCCGAGCGACAACCACTGGGCCACGCGTTCGCGCAACCTGGAGGACAGGCTCCGCCGGGTGTGGTGGAGACCCCCCTGTCCCACGGCCGGTGCCACTGCCACCGGCCGGCCCGGTGGGGACCCTCCACCGCGGCTCCGGATGAGCGGCTCTGCGGGAAGGACCGAGCGTCGCCGATCGTGGTCCATTCGCGGCCGGGGCACAAGGGGGGTCGTTACTGGCGGGTAACGGCTGGATAACCGGGGTGCGACCGGCCGCCGTCGAGTGGCCACACAGGGTGTCACCCAGGGCCACGACAGAAGGGGAGAAGAACGAACCAACCGGACAGTTCACGGGGTTCGCTTTACTGCGAGTAACAGCGGCCGCGATTACCAAGTTTTGGTAAAGCGCGGCCGCTGTTTATCTACGTGTCAACAAATCGCCGGTACCCGGAGGGGCGCCCGGCCCCTGCCTAGAACAGCACGCGCGCCAGCGCGGTACGGGCGGCGGCGACCCGGGGGTCGTCCGCGCCGATGACCTCGAAGAGTTCCAGGAGCCTGACCCGTACGGAGTCCCGCTCGTCACCGAAGGTGACCCGGACGGTGTCCACCAGGCGCCCGAAGGCGTCGGCGACGTGCCCGCCGGCCAGGTCCAGATCGGCCGCCGCCATCTGCGCGGCCGGGTCCTTCGGATGGGCGGCCGCCTCGGCGCGCACGGTCTGCGGGTTCAGGTGCTGCACCCGGGTCAGCAGCTCGGCCTGGGCCAGGCCCAGCTTGGCCTCGGTGTTGGCCGGGTCGTCGGCGAGCACGTTCTTGTACGCCTGCACGGCCCCGCCCAGGTCGCCCGCGTCCAGGGCGACGACGGCCGCTTCCAGCAGGGCGTCGTACGGACCGGCCGGCTCGGGGGCCCGCTCGGCCGCCACGCCCTGCGCACCGGGGTCCA
Protein-coding sequences here:
- a CDS encoding acetate kinase, with the protein product MTASRVLVLNSGSSSVKYQLLDMADRSRLAAGLVERIGEETSRLVHEPLSGPGAAAGRRERLGPIADHEAALKAVAAELAADGTGLDSPELAAVGHRVVHGGTRFTQPTVIDDEVLAEIRSLIPLAPLHNPANVTGIEVARSLRADVPQVAVFDTAFHSTMPEHVARYAIDAATADKYAIRRYGFHGTSHAYVSRATAALLGKPVEDVNVIVLHLGNGASASAVRGGVCEETSMGLTPLEGLVMGTRSGDVDPAVVFHLARVGGLSVDEIDSLLNKKSGLLGLCGDNDMREVQRRADGGDPAARLALAAYVHRLKKYIGAYTAVLGRVDAVAFTAGVGENAAGVREAAVAGLEELGLVLDPEANAVRSAEPRLVSAEYARVAVAVVPTDEELEIATQAYALVTQ
- a CDS encoding DUF6230 family protein, with protein sequence MSSQVRGGTRWKRFALVMVPSIAATAAVGVGLAQGALAASFSVSGQDFKVSADKLDGDDLLQYGSVAKGKGLDGKEAAHPVTISGFRRAEITNMCQSLVTPIPGLGPITMRLQTGNKGTPAVATNIYLDVAELDTDAEFKDLDIGVAVGDAADKDHPTAPQANTVANGALFSQRAKKAVLTKVRQKAWATTAGTFTLPDLKLRLLSGDQPCYQDEK
- a CDS encoding DUF6114 domain-containing protein; translation: MNPQAPVRAADDAWFTVVYYRFRAWRGERPFWAGLFTSLGGVPIAYFPYADLRLGNITIAMATTAGAGSLIIGILLITLGIALWFQQGMRVFAGVAAILLALVSLPVSNLGGFFLGFLFSLLGGALALSWAPGKPVEEEPEADAEAKAQEPVHGLLGVPGPRDVETAYATETNAHADGGRNSAG
- the pyk gene encoding pyruvate kinase yields the protein MRRSKIVCTLGPAVDSYEQLKALIEAGMNVARFNFSHGSQAEHQERYDRVRKVSEDTGRAVGVLADLQGPKIRLETFAEGPVELVRGDEFTITTEDVPGDKSICGTTYKGLPGDVAMGDQILINDGNVELRVTEVEGPRVKTIVIEGGVISDHKGINLPGAAVNVPALSEKDVDDLRFALRMGCDMVALSFVRDANDVKDVHKVMDEEGRRVPVIAKVEKPQAVENMAAVVDAFDAVMVARGDLAVEYPLEKVPMVQKRLIEMCRRNAKPVIVATQMMESMITNSRPTRAEASDVANAILDGADAVMLSAESSVGAYPIETVKTMSKIVAAAEEELLSKGLQPLVQGKKPRTQGGSVARAACEIADFLDGKALIAFTQSGDTARRLSRYRATQPIMAFTTDVNTRNQLTLSWGVDSYVVPHVDNTDAMVDLVDGELLKLGRYASGDTMIITAGSPPGVPGTTNMVRVHHLGNASQA
- the pta gene encoding phosphate acetyltransferase, with the translated sequence MTRSVYVTGIERGDGRQVVELGIMELLTRQTGRVGVYRPLLHDGPDRLFDLLKARYRIDQDAATAYGMEYEEASAILAERGTDELVSRLVDRYHRVARDYEVMLVLGTDYADTNLPDELALNARLANELGAVVVPVVGGTKHPAEAVRAEARNAHRAYESLGCHVVAMVVNRVAPEDRDVIAERLAARLPVPCYVLPDDKSLSAPTVAQITRALGGEVLLGDEAGLARDALDFVFGGAMLPNFLNALTPGCLVVTPGDRSDLVVGALAAHTSGTPPIAGVLLTLNERPTDEVLTLASKLAPGTPVVSVAGNSFPTAAELFSLQSRLNSATPRKLETALGLFERHVDTAELRGLLSVARSERVTPMMFEHELLERARSERRRVVLPEGTEERVLRAADVVLRRGVCDLTLLGEEQAILKKAGDLGLDISGAQLIDPATSPLRERFSEYYAQARAHKGMTVELAADVVTDVNYFGTLMVQQGLADGMVSGSVHSTAATIRPAFEIIKTKPEASIVSSVFFMCLADKVLVYGDCAVNPDPNAEQLADIAVQSAATAAAFGVEPRIAMLSYSTGTSGSGADVDKVRKATEIVRAQRPDLAVEGPIQYDAAVEPSVAATKLPDSEVAGRASVLIFPDLNTGNNTYKAVQRSAGAVAVGPVLQGLRKPVNDLSRGALVQDIVTTVAITAIQAQSQGAPSASA